The following are encoded in a window of Panicum virgatum strain AP13 chromosome 5N, P.virgatum_v5, whole genome shotgun sequence genomic DNA:
- the LOC120672303 gene encoding uncharacterized protein LOC120672303 → MSAAGVKRPIAASAATREETGAPKSSIRREETPSAAANMEIPKEDRSARTEGTSIPAAAASSGPSPRGLAQPDLPTGLDPNEVPVGLIEDNLLSAELCNESLSSIHRVYKHFKRVVERSRLKSSILVVKAERLNDACALREELLEKDATITELMQQISNLQAGGSAIAPDETLLKCQQERDQARRDCEGLRQANADLEYYKESMEADLRSADKKLAENLKTIQKLNRDVERRDKEIEDLESADREVVDTVQPPRPCVAGCRSVLERLRQVLDLLRNSSQRQSSQK, encoded by the exons AT GTCTGCTGCTGGAGTGAAACGTCCTATAGCTGCATCGGCGGCTACTCGGGAGGAAACAGGAGCCCCCAAGTCCTCCATAAGGAGAGAAGAAACCCCCTCTGCCGCTGCAAATATGGAGATTCCCAAGGAGGACCGCTCTGCTAGGACGGAGGGTACTTCTATCCCAGCTGCAGCTGCCTCATCTGGTCCAAGTCCCAGAGGTCTGGCTCAACCGGATTTGCCTACTGGATTGGATCCTAATGAGGTTCCCGTTGGGTTGATAGAAGACAACCTCTTGTCGGCTGAGTTGTGCAATGAGTCACTTAGCTCCATTCATCGCGTATACAAGCACTTTAAG AGGGTAGTCGAGCGTTCTCGATTGAAGTCCTCCATCCTTGTCGTGAAGGCAGAAAGGCTCAATGATGCATGCGCTCTTAGGGAAGAGCTATTAGAGAAAGATGCTACAATTACAGAATTGATGCAGCAGATCTCCAACTTACAAGCCGGAGGCTCCGCGATTGCGCCAGATGAAACACTTCTAAAGTGTCAAC AAGAAAGAGATCAGGCTCGTCGGGACTGTGAAGGGTTGCGCCAAGCCAATGCTGATCTTGAATATTACAAGGAAAGCATGGAGGCGGACCTGAGGAGTGCCGACAAGAAGCTTGCGGAAAATCTGAAGACGATTCAGAAGTTGAACCGGGACGTGGAGAGGAGGGATAAAGAAATTGAAGACCTGGAGAGTGCCGATCGAGAGGTCGTCGATACTGTGCAGCCTCCTCGCCCCTGTGTTGCCGGCTGCCGTTCCGTCTTGGAAAGACTTAGGCAGGTGCTTGATTTGCTAAGGAACTCGTCGCAAAGGCAGAGTTCCCAGAAATAG